A window from Humidesulfovibrio mexicanus encodes these proteins:
- a CDS encoding glycosyltransferase, whose product MIAASVIVPTLNRADLLAGCLQSLAAQDVPAGDFEVLVVDNGSTDGTAALCAEAPERFGLNRLAGLRCVVEPEPGLLSGRHRGALEAKGGVLVFVDDDIVAAPGWLSALLRAFDDPRVHLAGGPSVGRFAVAPPEWFAHFQRRDPWGESCPALSLIHMGHEPRMVEPHFVWGLNYAIRRQTLFDLGGFHPDCIPARLQHFQGDGETGLSFKLARGGHLCAYAPGALVEHCIPASRLTLDAFWRRFFYQGVCDSYTAIRRLGAVPPKPEAEALAQSSLAAHHGPGRTEPELSRIHQGYAQGYLFHNAAVAASPALLGWVLRRDYFDYRPPTLEPGAAERIAALREAAQ is encoded by the coding sequence GTGATCGCCGCCAGCGTCATCGTGCCCACCCTGAACCGTGCGGACCTGCTGGCCGGGTGTTTGCAATCCCTGGCCGCGCAGGATGTCCCGGCAGGGGATTTCGAGGTGCTCGTGGTGGACAACGGCTCCACCGACGGCACCGCCGCCCTGTGCGCCGAGGCCCCGGAGCGTTTCGGCTTGAACCGGCTGGCCGGGCTGCGCTGCGTGGTCGAGCCGGAGCCCGGGCTGCTCTCCGGCCGACACCGGGGCGCGCTGGAGGCCAAAGGCGGGGTGCTGGTGTTCGTGGACGACGACATCGTGGCCGCGCCGGGCTGGCTTTCGGCCTTGCTGCGGGCCTTTGACGACCCGCGCGTGCACCTGGCGGGTGGTCCCAGCGTGGGGCGCTTCGCCGTCGCCCCGCCGGAGTGGTTCGCGCACTTTCAGCGCCGCGATCCCTGGGGCGAGAGCTGCCCGGCCCTAAGCCTCATCCACATGGGGCACGAGCCCCGGATGGTCGAGCCGCACTTCGTGTGGGGGCTCAATTACGCCATCCGCAGGCAGACCCTGTTCGACCTGGGCGGCTTCCACCCGGACTGCATCCCCGCGCGCCTGCAGCACTTCCAGGGCGACGGCGAGACCGGGCTCTCCTTCAAGCTGGCCCGGGGCGGGCATTTGTGCGCCTATGCGCCCGGAGCGCTGGTGGAGCACTGCATCCCGGCCTCGCGCCTGACCCTGGACGCCTTTTGGCGGCGCTTCTTCTACCAGGGCGTGTGCGATTCCTACACCGCCATACGCAGGCTGGGCGCGGTGCCGCCCAAGCCGGAGGCCGAGGCCCTGGCCCAAAGCAGCCTGGCCGCGCACCACGGCCCCGGCCGCACGGAGCCGGAGCTGTCGCGCATCCACCAGGGCTACGCCCAAGGCTACCTGTTCCATAACGCGGCGGTGGCCGCAAGCCCGGCCCTGCTGGGCTGGGTGCTGCGGCGGGACTACTTCGACTACCGGCCGCCGACCCTTGAGCCCGGCGCGGCGGAGCGGATCGCCGCCCTGCGGGAGGCCGCGCAATGA
- a CDS encoding NAD-dependent epimerase/dehydratase family protein, which yields MIVLVTGGAGFIGRHLVARLLARPEVTQVRVLDNLFRPCPAPGDMLDDPLVCDRRVRFVKGDIRDAQACRQAVAGAELVFHLAAQSNVLGSVTDLGYSFGANVAGTVNLLTAARDAACVRCFVFASSREVYGEPAELPVREHAPLAPKNAYGASKVAAEAYCGAFAAQGLNVRVVRMANVYGPGDRDRVIPLFCQRALAGEPLFLYGGGQLIDFVPVGLTCEALLRLAERAGELPAGPVNIGSGRGASLPELAERVAACLPERRVETRVLPARGPEVLRFVAHTGRMAEWLGISPPEDPLVLLPETLDFFREARP from the coding sequence GTGATCGTCCTGGTCACCGGCGGAGCCGGATTCATCGGCAGGCATCTGGTGGCCCGGCTGCTGGCCCGGCCGGAGGTGACGCAGGTGCGCGTGCTGGACAACCTGTTCCGCCCCTGCCCGGCCCCAGGCGACATGCTGGACGACCCGCTGGTTTGCGACCGCCGCGTACGCTTCGTCAAGGGCGACATCCGAGATGCCCAGGCCTGCCGCCAGGCCGTGGCCGGGGCCGAGCTGGTGTTCCACCTGGCCGCCCAGTCCAACGTGCTGGGCTCGGTGACGGACCTGGGCTACTCCTTCGGGGCCAACGTTGCGGGCACGGTGAACCTGCTCACGGCCGCGCGCGATGCGGCCTGCGTGCGCTGTTTCGTGTTCGCCTCCTCGCGGGAGGTGTACGGCGAGCCCGCGGAGCTGCCCGTGCGCGAGCACGCGCCCCTGGCGCCCAAGAATGCCTACGGCGCCAGCAAGGTTGCGGCCGAGGCCTACTGCGGGGCCTTTGCGGCCCAGGGCCTGAACGTCCGAGTGGTGCGCATGGCCAACGTCTACGGCCCCGGCGACCGGGACCGGGTGATCCCGCTGTTCTGCCAGCGGGCCCTGGCCGGGGAGCCGCTCTTTCTCTACGGCGGCGGCCAGCTCATCGACTTCGTGCCCGTGGGGCTCACCTGCGAGGCCCTGCTGCGCCTGGCCGAGCGCGCAGGCGAGCTGCCTGCCGGCCCGGTGAACATCGGCTCCGGCCGGGGCGCAAGCCTGCCGGAGCTGGCCGAACGCGTGGCCGCCTGTCTGCCGGAACGCCGCGTGGAGACGCGCGTGCTGCCCGCGCGCGGGCCGGAGGTGCTGCGCTTCGTGGCCCATACCGGCCGCATGGCCGAGTGGCTCGGCATTTCGCCGCCGGAGGACCCGCTCGTCCTGCTGCCCGAGACCCTGGACTTCTTTCGCGAGGCGCGCCCGTGA
- a CDS encoding methyltransferase domain-containing protein yields MTRGNDTSLLRCPRCLGALEESAGNALRCAACAADYPSLGRYHDLFVESRPAPPYPAELAHLHFPREGLLAMTPPPETAWDRLFGRRDFNRGWERDLQALQDTVRQAGCCERGRAEFMKDDEASPAFEHQRREVRVKARKIMRRVLGATPAGSRGGLVLHVGCGGRCNDGIPVEYARAGYVNHGVDAVRSYVEEFLDQGHAQLANALALPYADASFDVVNYTDILEHLFDPLGGLVEAVRVLRPGGLLMLDTPGYASIDRSRALSYLEYALGRAFPATRRRRLVTASWDGQTFFHTEFTARELRRLLSLAGLDILSLDNETFHPAELDGPPPRPSLLRRLTPAGSWFALARRPS; encoded by the coding sequence ATGACCCGGGGCAACGACACCTCGCTGCTGCGCTGCCCGCGCTGCCTGGGCGCGCTGGAGGAGAGCGCCGGAAACGCCCTGCGCTGCGCCGCCTGCGCTGCGGACTATCCCAGCCTTGGGCGCTACCACGACCTCTTTGTGGAGTCCCGGCCCGCGCCGCCCTATCCGGCGGAGCTGGCGCACCTGCATTTCCCGCGCGAGGGGCTGCTGGCCATGACGCCCCCGCCAGAAACCGCCTGGGACCGGCTCTTCGGCAGGCGGGACTTCAACCGCGGCTGGGAGCGCGACCTGCAGGCCTTGCAGGACACCGTGCGCCAGGCGGGCTGTTGCGAGCGCGGCCGGGCCGAGTTCATGAAGGACGATGAAGCATCGCCCGCTTTCGAGCACCAGCGCCGCGAGGTGCGCGTGAAGGCGCGCAAGATCATGCGCCGCGTGCTGGGCGCGACCCCGGCGGGTTCGCGCGGCGGACTGGTGCTGCACGTGGGCTGCGGCGGCCGCTGCAACGACGGCATCCCCGTGGAGTACGCCCGTGCGGGCTACGTGAACCACGGGGTGGACGCGGTGCGCTCCTACGTGGAGGAATTTCTGGACCAGGGCCACGCCCAGTTGGCCAACGCCTTGGCCCTGCCCTACGCCGACGCCAGCTTCGACGTGGTCAACTACACCGACATCCTCGAACACCTCTTCGACCCCCTGGGCGGCCTGGTGGAGGCCGTGCGCGTGCTCAGGCCCGGCGGGCTCCTCATGCTCGATACGCCCGGCTATGCCAGCATCGACCGCAGCCGCGCCCTGTCCTACCTGGAATACGCCCTGGGCCGCGCCTTCCCGGCCACCCGGAGGCGCAGGCTCGTCACCGCCAGCTGGGACGGCCAGACCTTTTTCCATACCGAATTCACCGCCCGCGAATTGCGCCGCCTGCTGTCCCTGGCCGGGCTCGATATCCTGAGCCTGGACAACGAGACTTTTCACCCGGCCGAGCTGGACGGCCCGCCGCCACGGCCCTCGCTGCTGCGCAGGCTCACCCCGGCGGGCAGCTGGTTCGCCCTGGCCCGGAGGCCGTCATGA
- a CDS encoding 6-hydroxymethylpterin diphosphokinase MptE-like protein → MAVSLARVLAQFRALAESGVLFSARGEPRPEDLVSPPSAAVHAPEAPAHIFSPHAPLWAFENPWLARPVAGGPPVFQVLPPQSSLDQVLAATRLVAVVGALPSPEFLRLLAEPGALVLVFEHDPARLGRLLAAVEPARLAGKAFLFLGRPHEFSPPLAELLGREVFRLGFPAFLVPAKATEEDRALAAEAAQYVETLFYRHQVYPLGSQSLSRGLPLRPIVQDLFYDQLVHLYENLPAYALCPDIDALRGLFRGETAILAAAGAALAEQLDFLRAHQDNAVIICVNSALRTLVEAGIRPHFCVVNDTSLQVARSFEGLPRLRPVMLVAHALSCLGGEVFPQKFLFGAVRPDVFGPRPALRLHGSVLTTAFSLARHLGCGRAVLAGALLSSGDPWSLRYVTGDAGRTYTPQSRERIDRFPQLCPVVNRFGRERFTSLNFLDVKHWLGDEMRLSGMEVVNTSRDSIIDTPPVVFDEAPAIAPTGRLAASLRTAHAARRRAPALDGALAVARAEAARHKGSLALLDALDALDARSARDGQAGGGAAFLEQGRKVLAIFDANNVTYLLQRFEDFDHPRFHSLVTSPDPERLAEGLRYQFGFARRMLAQLLELLAGQEARLAELLRGAQGE, encoded by the coding sequence ATGGCGGTTTCCTTGGCCAGGGTGCTGGCTCAGTTCCGGGCGCTGGCGGAGTCGGGCGTGCTGTTCAGCGCGCGCGGCGAGCCGCGGCCCGAGGATCTTGTCTCCCCGCCGTCCGCCGCAGTCCATGCGCCGGAGGCCCCTGCCCACATCTTTTCCCCCCACGCGCCCCTGTGGGCCTTTGAGAATCCCTGGCTTGCGCGGCCCGTTGCCGGGGGGCCTCCCGTGTTCCAGGTGCTGCCGCCGCAGAGCTCCCTGGACCAGGTGCTGGCGGCCACGCGGCTTGTGGCCGTTGTGGGGGCGCTGCCCAGTCCGGAGTTCCTGCGCCTCTTGGCCGAGCCCGGCGCGCTGGTCCTGGTGTTCGAGCACGACCCCGCCCGCCTGGGCCGTCTGCTGGCCGCTGTGGAGCCCGCGCGCCTGGCGGGCAAGGCCTTCCTGTTCCTGGGCCGCCCGCACGAATTTTCGCCGCCCCTGGCGGAGCTTCTGGGCCGCGAGGTGTTTCGCCTGGGCTTCCCGGCCTTTCTGGTCCCCGCCAAGGCCACGGAGGAAGATCGCGCCCTGGCCGCGGAGGCGGCCCAGTACGTGGAGACCCTGTTCTACCGCCATCAGGTGTATCCCCTGGGCAGTCAGTCCCTGAGCCGGGGCCTGCCGTTGCGGCCCATCGTCCAGGACCTGTTTTACGACCAGCTGGTCCACCTGTACGAGAATTTGCCCGCCTACGCCCTGTGTCCGGACATAGACGCCCTGCGCGGCCTGTTCCGGGGCGAGACGGCCATTTTGGCCGCCGCCGGCGCCGCCCTGGCCGAGCAGTTGGACTTCCTGCGCGCCCACCAGGACAACGCGGTGATCATCTGCGTCAACTCCGCCCTGCGGACCCTGGTGGAGGCCGGAATCCGGCCGCACTTCTGCGTGGTCAACGACACCTCGCTCCAGGTGGCGCGCAGCTTCGAGGGCCTGCCCCGGCTTCGGCCGGTGATGCTGGTGGCCCACGCCCTGTCCTGCCTGGGGGGCGAGGTGTTTCCGCAGAAGTTTCTCTTCGGCGCGGTGCGGCCGGATGTGTTCGGCCCGCGCCCGGCCCTGCGGCTGCACGGCTCGGTGCTCACCACGGCCTTTTCCCTGGCGCGGCACCTGGGCTGCGGCCGGGCCGTGCTGGCGGGCGCGCTGCTGTCCTCCGGCGATCCCTGGTCCTTGCGCTACGTCACCGGCGACGCGGGCCGCACGTACACCCCCCAGTCCCGCGAGCGCATCGACCGCTTCCCGCAGCTTTGTCCGGTGGTGAACCGTTTCGGCCGGGAACGCTTCACCAGCCTGAACTTCCTGGACGTGAAACACTGGCTGGGCGACGAGATGCGGCTCTCCGGCATGGAAGTGGTCAACACCAGCCGCGACAGCATCATCGACACCCCGCCCGTGGTGTTCGACGAGGCCCCGGCCATTGCGCCCACGGGGCGGCTGGCCGCCTCCCTGCGCACGGCGCACGCCGCGCGCCGCCGCGCGCCCGCCCTGGACGGGGCCCTGGCCGTGGCCCGCGCCGAGGCGGCCCGGCACAAGGGCAGCCTGGCGCTGCTGGACGCCCTGGACGCCTTGGACGCCAGAAGCGCCCGAGACGGGCAGGCAGGCGGCGGGGCCGCGTTCCTGGAACAGGGGCGCAAGGTGCTGGCCATCTTCGACGCCAACAACGTCACCTACCTCCTGCAACGCTTCGAGGATTTCGATCACCCGCGTTTCCATTCCCTGGTCACCTCCCCGGACCCGGAGCGGTTGGCGGAGGGCCTGCGCTACCAGTTTGGCTTCGCCCGGCGGATGCTGGCGCAGTTGCTGGAGCTGCTCGCCGGGCAGGAGGCGCGGCTCGCCGAGCTGCTTCGAGGCGCGCAGGGGGAATAG